The proteins below are encoded in one region of Micromonospora pisi:
- a CDS encoding helix-turn-helix domain-containing protein has product MTQQDRQHIAAGLAAGLSYAEIARRLDRPTSTISREVGRNGGPGGYRPQQAHQATAQRARRGTPAPPRAAGPPAGTTGEEIIELAVRTGLPRMTARVHVDLLLSEDGRRTAAELTRRLKVSPASVSVAVNYLVQHGYVRRERDPQRRRDVYVVDDEAWYHSVVIGTRHTLESAQAAMAAAETSGTDSPVGQRLARAGTFLERVSLDMLESADRWRGLLA; this is encoded by the coding sequence TTGACCCAGCAGGACCGCCAACACATCGCGGCCGGACTCGCCGCCGGGCTCTCCTACGCCGAGATCGCGCGGCGGCTCGACCGGCCGACCTCGACGATCAGCCGGGAGGTCGGACGCAACGGCGGCCCCGGCGGCTACCGGCCCCAGCAGGCGCACCAGGCGACGGCCCAGCGGGCGCGGCGGGGCACACCGGCACCCCCGCGCGCGGCCGGACCGCCGGCTGGCACGACGGGAGAGGAGATCATCGAGTTGGCGGTCCGGACGGGGCTGCCGAGGATGACCGCGCGCGTGCACGTCGACCTGCTGCTCTCCGAGGACGGCCGGCGCACCGCGGCCGAGCTGACCCGCAGGCTGAAGGTCAGCCCCGCCTCCGTCTCCGTGGCCGTGAACTACCTCGTCCAGCACGGCTATGTCCGGCGCGAGCGCGATCCGCAGCGGCGTCGCGACGTCTACGTGGTCGACGACGAGGCCTGGTACCACTCCGTCGTGATCGGCACGCGTCATACGCTCGAATCGGCGCAGGCCGCGATGGCCGCGGCGGAGACGTCCGGGACCGACAGCCCCGTGGGGCAGCGGCTGGCCAGGGCAGGGACGTTCCTGGAGCGGGTCAGCCTGGACATGTTGGAGTCGGCCGACCGTTGGCGCGGCCTCCTGGCCTGA